A single window of Treponema denticola ATCC 35405 DNA harbors:
- the deoC gene encoding deoxyribose-phosphate aldolase: MELNKYIDHTLLKPTASEKDIIKICNEAKEYHFASVCVNPCNVSLVRKELKGSDVKVCSVISFPFGASSTEVKVEEAKKAIEAGAEEIDMVINVGKLLEGDLEYTQNEVSAITKACHEKNVLLKVIVETCYLEEKNIADICAIIEKAGADFIKTSTGYGSRGASVEDIKLFKKYLKKDTKIKASGGVRTREDAETYIGLGCSRIGASSGIAIVTGK; encoded by the coding sequence ATGGAATTAAATAAATATATAGATCATACCCTTCTTAAACCGACAGCTTCCGAAAAGGATATAATCAAAATTTGTAATGAAGCAAAAGAGTATCATTTTGCTTCCGTTTGTGTAAATCCTTGCAATGTTTCATTGGTGAGAAAGGAGCTGAAAGGTTCCGATGTAAAGGTCTGCAGCGTTATTTCTTTTCCCTTTGGGGCATCTTCAACGGAGGTAAAAGTAGAAGAGGCTAAAAAGGCAATTGAAGCCGGTGCTGAAGAGATAGACATGGTTATAAATGTAGGGAAACTTTTAGAAGGAGATTTGGAATATACTCAAAATGAAGTGAGTGCCATAACAAAGGCCTGCCATGAAAAGAATGTTCTTCTTAAAGTAATTGTCGAAACCTGTTATCTTGAAGAAAAAAATATTGCGGATATTTGTGCAATTATCGAAAAGGCCGGGGCGGATTTTATAAAGACCTCGACAGGCTACGGCTCCCGCGGGGCTTCGGTTGAAGATATAAAACTATTTAAAAAATACTTAAAAAAAGATACGAAGATAAAAGCTTCCGGCGGGGTGCGCACCCGTGAAGATGCGGAAACCTATATCGGTTTGGGCTGTTCAAGGATAGGAGCTAGCAGCGGTATAGCAATAGTTACCGGCAAGTAA
- a CDS encoding ferritin: MNEKITKALNEQINKEMESAYLYLGMAVHFETEALTGFAHWMQEQAKEEMEHALKIYRYLFEIGAKPVLGAIGAQSTEYGKPIDVIKKVLEHEKLVTASITSLYELALTEKDYKTQSFLTWFINEQVEEEANVTAILDKFKYIDNNTGLMILDKELGKRA, encoded by the coding sequence ATGAACGAAAAAATTACAAAGGCTTTAAACGAGCAGATTAACAAGGAAATGGAATCGGCTTATTTATATTTAGGAATGGCTGTACATTTTGAAACTGAGGCTCTTACAGGTTTTGCCCATTGGATGCAGGAGCAAGCTAAGGAAGAAATGGAACATGCTCTTAAGATATACAGATACTTGTTTGAGATAGGAGCAAAGCCTGTTTTGGGAGCCATCGGTGCCCAAAGTACCGAATACGGAAAACCCATCGATGTAATCAAAAAGGTTTTAGAACACGAAAAACTTGTAACCGCTTCTATCACAAGCCTTTACGAGTTGGCTCTAACCGAAAAAGATTATAAAACTCAAAGCTTCTTAACTTGGTTTATCAATGAACAGGTTGAAGAAGAGGCCAATGTTACGGCTATCTTGGATAAGTTTAAATACATCGATAACAATACAGGTCTTATGATTTTGGATAAGGAACTAGGCAAAAGAGCTTAA
- a CDS encoding M20 family peptidase: MNYFYLLFLLLVFPLVLLLRALTFKPKKPNKLIVENVDMDFDKAISRFSGMIKIPTVSHADVSLEDPSVFKKFQDYLNDAYPLVTKTCPRRILGPKGLLYHWKGKSSEKASVFMAHYDVVPVNREGWSRDPFGAEIIDNVLWGRGTLDTKCTLCGVMEAAEYLLSKGFVPEHDIYLSFSGDEEPHGPSCPAIVEELKKENINVEFVLDEGGAVVEGVFPGIKERFAVIGIGEKGQMDVELSMESKGGHASTPPKHTIVGKLAQAVCNIENNPLPMHVTPPVSAMFDVLGRHAGLGMRLVFANLKVFYPLFNMLTKKTGGELNAMLRTTTAVTKMSGSDAFNVIPPKASIGINIRYLAEDGRENIISHFKRVIKNEDVKIEVKYDEEPSRYSKIDSPEFELLSDAIRQTWEKTLVTPYLMMACSDSRHYSKISDKVYRFSAMHLTKEERGLIHGNDERIRLNEFKRTLAFFVRIMNKF; the protein is encoded by the coding sequence ATGAATTATTTTTACCTATTATTTTTACTTCTTGTATTTCCCTTAGTTTTGCTGCTAAGGGCTCTCACATTTAAACCTAAAAAACCGAATAAACTTATCGTAGAAAATGTCGATATGGATTTTGATAAGGCCATAAGCCGGTTTTCAGGGATGATAAAGATTCCTACGGTATCTCACGCCGATGTCAGTCTTGAAGACCCGTCAGTTTTTAAGAAATTCCAAGACTATTTAAACGATGCCTACCCTCTTGTTACAAAAACCTGCCCGCGCCGAATCTTAGGACCTAAAGGACTCCTTTATCATTGGAAGGGCAAGAGCTCCGAAAAGGCTTCGGTTTTTATGGCCCATTATGATGTAGTCCCCGTAAATCGGGAGGGCTGGAGCCGAGATCCCTTCGGGGCTGAAATTATAGATAATGTACTCTGGGGACGCGGCACCTTGGATACTAAGTGTACCCTTTGCGGCGTAATGGAAGCTGCCGAGTATCTTCTTTCAAAGGGTTTTGTACCCGAACATGATATCTATCTTTCTTTTTCGGGGGATGAAGAACCGCACGGCCCAAGCTGCCCTGCAATAGTCGAAGAGCTTAAAAAAGAAAATATAAATGTGGAGTTCGTTCTTGACGAGGGAGGGGCCGTAGTTGAAGGCGTCTTCCCCGGCATCAAAGAAAGGTTTGCCGTAATAGGTATAGGAGAAAAGGGACAGATGGATGTGGAGCTTTCGATGGAAAGTAAGGGCGGACATGCTTCAACACCTCCTAAACACACGATTGTAGGTAAATTAGCTCAAGCCGTCTGCAATATCGAAAACAATCCTCTCCCCATGCATGTAACACCTCCGGTTTCGGCTATGTTCGATGTTCTCGGCCGTCATGCAGGCCTTGGAATGAGATTAGTCTTTGCAAACCTAAAAGTTTTTTATCCCCTATTTAACATGCTTACCAAAAAAACAGGCGGAGAATTAAACGCCATGCTCCGCACCACAACGGCTGTAACAAAGATGTCCGGCTCCGATGCCTTTAATGTTATCCCGCCTAAAGCCAGCATAGGAATTAATATCCGCTATTTAGCCGAAGACGGAAGAGAGAACATTATTTCTCATTTTAAAAGAGTGATAAAAAATGAGGATGTAAAAATTGAAGTCAAATACGATGAAGAACCCAGCCGTTATTCAAAAATAGATAGCCCCGAATTCGAGCTTTTAAGCGATGCAATCAGACAAACTTGGGAAAAGACATTAGTAACTCCCTATCTGATGATGGCCTGTTCGGATTCCCGCCATTACTCAAAAATATCGGATAAGGTTTATAGGTTTTCTGCGATGCACCTAACAAAAGAAGAAAGAGGCTTAATTCACGGCAATGACGAAAGAATACGCTTGAATGAGTTTAAACGCACTCTCGCATTTTTTGTACGAATAATGAATAAATTTTAA
- the arcA gene encoding arginine deiminase, whose translation MAVINVTSEIGKLKKVLLHRPGKELLNLTPDKLDELLFDDIPFLKMAQKEHDAFADILSKNGVEVVYLEDLAAEAVSQSAEIREKFIKQYINEADIYSEYYQKMIYDFLNAIKDPKELILKTMEGVNANEIPFKNTHSLSHYVLDSGSMVINPMPNLYFTRDPFACIGNGVSLNKMYSVTRCRETIYGEYIFDHHPEYAGKVNRFYNRYDAPSIEGGDILNIGKDVLAIGLSQRTSANAIDSIANNIFDNETSPIKTVLAFQIPAIRAFMHLDTVFTQIDFDKFTIHPGILGPLRVFEITRGTKKGELNVKQIDSTLEKVLEKYTGAGKIELIQCAGGDKIAAEREQWNDGSNTLCISPGTIVVYERNDVTNEILNKKGLKVLEMPCGELSRGRGGPRCMSMPLLREDIR comes from the coding sequence ATGGCTGTCATAAATGTTACAAGCGAAATAGGAAAACTAAAAAAGGTGCTCCTGCACCGCCCCGGAAAGGAACTTTTAAATCTTACCCCCGATAAACTTGACGAACTATTGTTTGACGATATTCCGTTTTTAAAAATGGCCCAAAAAGAACACGATGCTTTTGCCGATATTCTATCAAAAAACGGAGTTGAGGTTGTATATCTTGAAGACTTGGCGGCTGAGGCTGTTTCTCAAAGTGCGGAAATCCGCGAAAAATTTATAAAGCAGTATATTAACGAAGCTGACATCTATTCCGAATATTATCAAAAAATGATCTATGATTTTCTTAATGCAATCAAGGATCCGAAAGAGCTTATCCTAAAAACAATGGAAGGTGTAAACGCAAACGAGATACCTTTTAAGAATACACATTCGCTTTCGCACTATGTTTTAGATTCGGGCTCTATGGTAATAAACCCTATGCCCAACCTCTACTTTACCCGCGACCCCTTTGCATGTATAGGAAACGGGGTCAGCTTAAATAAAATGTACTCGGTAACAAGATGCCGTGAAACTATTTACGGAGAATACATCTTTGATCACCATCCCGAATATGCCGGAAAGGTAAACAGATTTTACAACCGCTATGATGCTCCCAGCATTGAGGGCGGAGATATCTTAAATATCGGTAAAGATGTTTTGGCGATAGGTCTTTCACAGAGGACATCTGCCAACGCTATCGATTCTATAGCAAACAATATCTTTGATAATGAAACATCTCCTATAAAAACCGTCCTTGCCTTTCAGATTCCTGCAATCAGGGCCTTTATGCACTTGGACACGGTCTTTACTCAAATAGACTTTGACAAGTTTACCATTCACCCCGGAATTCTAGGGCCTTTAAGAGTCTTTGAAATTACACGAGGAACAAAAAAGGGAGAACTCAATGTAAAGCAGATTGATTCTACCTTGGAAAAGGTTCTTGAAAAATATACGGGAGCCGGAAAGATTGAACTCATCCAATGTGCCGGAGGCGACAAGATTGCAGCTGAACGCGAACAGTGGAATGACGGCTCCAATACCCTCTGCATAAGCCCGGGCACAATAGTCGTTTATGAAAGAAACGATGTTACAAACGAAATCTTAAACAAGAAGGGCTTAAAAGTCCTCGAAATGCCCTGCGGTGAACTTTCCCGCGGCCGCGGCGGCCCCCGTTGTATGAGCATGCCCTTATTAAGAGAAGATATAAGGTAA
- a CDS encoding type II toxin-antitoxin system HicA family toxin, producing the protein MAQYEKIVREILRKNGCAFVRHGKGDHDIWYSPINDCRFTVDSKIKSRHTANAIMKQSGIAHKF; encoded by the coding sequence ATGGCACAGTATGAAAAAATTGTGAGAGAAATATTGCGTAAAAACGGGTGTGCTTTTGTAAGGCACGGCAAGGGCGATCATGACATTTGGTATAGTCCAATAAACGATTGCCGTTTTACCGTTGATTCCAAAATAAAATCACGGCATACCGCTAATGCTATCATGAAGCAAAGCGGTATAGCCCATAAGTTTTAG
- a CDS encoding DUF1902 domain-containing protein has translation MEYIIKINWDNEAGVWIATSDDIRGLVLESGSIDALMERVRYAVPDLLQENNQIPHNQTTLHFCAEKSERMYA, from the coding sequence ATGGAATATATCATTAAAATAAACTGGGACAATGAAGCCGGGGTATGGATAGCAACAAGCGATGATATAAGAGGCCTTGTTCTTGAAAGCGGTTCTATTGATGCCCTTATGGAAAGAGTACGATACGCCGTGCCTGATCTGCTCCAAGAGAATAATCAGATTCCTCACAATCAAACCACATTGCACTTTTGTGCCGAAAAATCCGAACGGATGTATGCATAA
- a CDS encoding tRNA 2-thiocytidine biosynthesis TtcA family protein: MANPKLFRTIDRAVFDYKMIEEGDRILLAASGGKDSTALAEYFSMRLKRPSPRFEVHAMHIATDVAPPLSPDLIKMFENWNIPLTIKTVSVLGRLKPNEKMNCWWCSTQRRTELNKFAMEEGFNKIALGHHLDDILETLLMNSLEKGILSTMPPVLKFEKYPVTMIRPLCLADLPMIIRHSEQAGYICSTCTCNFQENSARKTARSRLDRLTGGSYKLKINLFNSLKNILPEYLP, from the coding sequence ATGGCAAACCCCAAACTTTTTAGAACAATCGACAGGGCTGTTTTTGATTATAAGATGATAGAAGAAGGAGACCGAATTTTACTTGCTGCTTCAGGCGGAAAAGATTCTACGGCCTTAGCCGAGTATTTTTCAATGCGCTTAAAACGCCCCTCACCTAGATTTGAAGTTCATGCTATGCACATAGCAACCGATGTAGCCCCGCCCCTTTCTCCTGATTTAATAAAAATGTTTGAAAACTGGAATATTCCGCTCACAATAAAAACCGTTTCCGTCTTGGGAAGATTAAAACCTAATGAAAAGATGAATTGCTGGTGGTGCTCAACTCAAAGGCGAACCGAGCTAAATAAATTTGCTATGGAGGAAGGCTTTAATAAGATAGCCTTGGGTCATCACTTGGATGATATTTTGGAAACCCTTTTGATGAATTCCTTAGAAAAGGGAATATTGTCTACAATGCCCCCCGTCTTAAAATTCGAAAAATATCCCGTTACGATGATAAGGCCGCTTTGCCTTGCAGACCTCCCCATGATTATCCGCCATTCGGAGCAGGCCGGCTATATATGCTCGACCTGCACCTGCAACTTTCAAGAAAACTCCGCCCGCAAAACAGCCCGCTCAAGACTCGACCGCCTGACAGGCGGCTCCTACAAGCTCAAGATAAACCTTTTTAATTCTCTAAAGAATATCTTGCCTGAATATCTGCCGTGA
- a CDS encoding galactokinase — translation MNFNADIKNLENMDEAELKLELKKLFDEVYDASPEEGILIASPLSLTLMGEELDYNGGNVLNLCCDKSIYFFIRKNSSDKISLTDLVLNKKFEGLISGQAGKNQNPDSRKEGFASSIFNIILLTAQKINKHFENPLSGFDIMVFDKLRFKTGQTSLPAFEAGFCTGLLSIFKLKENFKVIASLCLEAEHEILNTKRGLSNQISSFSAKQDSLNLFDSRDLSFLSLPLNLREYGIVIIGTRSNSEAYRASSNIRYMECEEGLRILQNKLDLDHLCEITEADYTYYQPSFLDKTIMRRVKHCITENARTSKAVMALEKGDMDLLGKLLCESHISMRDDFELMSTEQNILFETAIIQRGCRGAKLVGNTEGCYILALVKKDALDEFYLEVHKRYFEKTGGSPEFFEFKSAAGVRIL, via the coding sequence ATGAACTTTAATGCGGATATAAAAAATTTGGAAAACATGGACGAAGCCGAATTAAAACTTGAACTTAAAAAACTTTTTGATGAGGTTTATGACGCTTCGCCGGAAGAAGGAATTTTAATAGCCTCTCCTCTTAGTTTGACCCTCATGGGCGAAGAGCTGGATTATAACGGCGGAAATGTTTTAAATTTATGCTGCGATAAATCTATTTATTTTTTTATTAGAAAAAACAGCTCGGATAAAATTTCTTTGACGGATTTGGTTTTAAATAAAAAATTTGAAGGCCTTATAAGCGGGCAAGCCGGAAAAAATCAAAATCCGGACAGCAGGAAAGAAGGTTTTGCAAGCTCCATATTCAATATTATTCTTTTAACGGCACAAAAAATTAATAAGCATTTTGAAAATCCTTTAAGCGGTTTTGATATAATGGTCTTCGATAAGTTACGCTTTAAAACAGGGCAAACCTCCTTACCGGCCTTTGAAGCGGGCTTTTGTACCGGGCTTTTATCTATATTTAAACTTAAAGAGAACTTTAAAGTTATAGCCTCGCTCTGTCTGGAAGCCGAACATGAAATCTTAAACACAAAGAGAGGGCTGTCAAATCAAATATCTTCCTTTTCGGCAAAACAAGATTCTCTTAATTTGTTTGACTCTAGGGATCTTTCTTTTTTAAGTCTGCCCTTAAATTTAAGAGAATATGGAATAGTAATAATAGGTACCCGCTCAAATAGTGAAGCTTATAGAGCTTCTTCCAATATCCGCTACATGGAGTGTGAAGAGGGCTTGCGTATTTTACAAAACAAATTAGACTTGGATCATCTTTGCGAAATAACCGAGGCTGATTATACGTACTATCAACCTAGTTTTTTGGATAAGACAATTATGCGGAGGGTAAAGCACTGCATTACCGAAAACGCAAGAACCTCCAAGGCGGTAATGGCTTTAGAGAAGGGAGACATGGATCTTTTGGGGAAACTCCTTTGTGAATCCCATATTTCGATGAGAGATGATTTTGAGCTTATGAGTACCGAACAAAATATTCTTTTTGAAACTGCCATTATTCAAAGAGGATGCCGAGGAGCAAAGTTAGTCGGAAATACCGAAGGCTGCTATATTCTGGCCTTGGTAAAAAAAGATGCTCTTGACGAATTTTATCTTGAGGTACATAAAAGGTATTTTGAAAAAACCGGAGGCAGTCCCGAATTTTTTGAATTTAAAAGTGCTGCAGGCGTCCGTATCTTATAA
- the pdxS gene encoding pyridoxal 5'-phosphate synthase lyase subunit PdxS has protein sequence MDILDKLRGGVIMDVTNPEQAKIAENAGAVAVMALERIPADIRAAGGVSRMSDPKMIKEIIKAVKIPVMAKVRIGHFVEASILEAIGIDFIDESEVLSPADEVYHVDKNKFKVPFVCGARNLGEALRRIQEGAKMIRTKGEAGTGDVIQAVKHMRQIQSEMRQLTCLREDELYVAAKNFQVPYALVEYVHKHGKLPVPNFSAGGVATPADAALMVHLGADGVFVGSGIFKSGDPAKRAAAIVKAVKNYDNPAILAEVSENLGPAMVGINEEEIKVIMSERGV, from the coding sequence ATGGATATTTTAGATAAACTGAGGGGCGGCGTCATTATGGACGTAACCAACCCTGAACAGGCCAAGATTGCAGAAAATGCGGGAGCCGTTGCAGTCATGGCCCTCGAAAGAATTCCGGCCGATATAAGAGCTGCAGGCGGGGTCTCAAGAATGAGCGATCCTAAGATGATTAAAGAAATCATAAAGGCCGTAAAAATTCCCGTTATGGCAAAGGTCAGAATCGGCCACTTTGTAGAAGCTTCAATTTTGGAAGCCATCGGTATCGATTTTATTGATGAGTCCGAAGTTCTGTCTCCTGCAGACGAGGTTTACCATGTAGATAAAAACAAATTTAAGGTGCCCTTTGTATGCGGCGCCCGAAATTTGGGAGAGGCATTAAGGAGAATTCAAGAAGGCGCAAAGATGATCCGCACAAAGGGTGAAGCCGGAACCGGAGACGTTATTCAGGCTGTAAAACACATGCGCCAAATCCAAAGCGAAATGAGGCAGCTGACATGCCTTCGCGAAGATGAACTCTATGTCGCAGCAAAGAATTTTCAAGTACCTTATGCCCTTGTAGAATATGTGCATAAGCACGGGAAGCTCCCCGTTCCGAACTTTTCGGCAGGAGGAGTTGCAACCCCGGCAGACGCAGCCTTGATGGTTCACCTCGGTGCTGACGGCGTTTTTGTTGGAAGCGGTATTTTTAAATCAGGCGATCCTGCAAAAAGAGCTGCCGCCATCGTAAAGGCCGTAAAGAATTACGATAATCCTGCAATCTTAGCAGAGGTTTCAGAAAACCTCGGCCCTGCCATGGTTGGAATCAACGAAGAAGAAATAAAAGTTATAATGAGCGAAAGAGGCGTGTAA
- a CDS encoding PsbP-related protein: MKKKLSILSFIFILISYLSSQDYYMDDFKDFTFEMPDGWETMTYPGLKYKIIYGDSVKGQNQNMIFVSEEVSGSMEEVVSEYLSGQKEPDDSASAYTVITQEKFENNYNLESRKIIIELPEGEGIAKHYFYLFKHNNILYICAATLSHDVEPEIVEMLDASMKTFQVLDKKEEE; the protein is encoded by the coding sequence ATGAAAAAAAAATTATCGATACTTTCTTTTATTTTTATACTGATTTCTTATCTGTCATCTCAAGATTATTATATGGATGACTTTAAGGATTTTACCTTTGAAATGCCTGACGGTTGGGAAACAATGACTTATCCGGGGCTGAAATATAAGATAATATACGGCGATTCGGTAAAGGGGCAAAATCAAAATATGATTTTTGTTTCCGAAGAAGTTTCCGGTTCAATGGAGGAAGTAGTCAGTGAGTATTTATCCGGTCAAAAAGAGCCCGATGACTCTGCCTCCGCTTATACAGTAATAACGCAAGAAAAATTTGAAAATAATTATAATTTGGAATCCCGAAAAATAATTATAGAACTGCCTGAAGGGGAAGGCATTGCAAAACATTATTTTTATTTGTTTAAGCACAACAATATTCTTTATATCTGTGCTGCTACCTTGTCCCATGATGTAGAGCCGGAAATTGTGGAAATGCTCGATGCCTCTATGAAAACATTTCAGGTACTTGATAAAAAAGAAGAAGAGTAA